The following DNA comes from Erigeron canadensis isolate Cc75 chromosome 3, C_canadensis_v1, whole genome shotgun sequence.
aacattttttaaagtggcagtagctaagcttaggtaaagtctgcagtacgtaTCATTTTCCctaaatttaaatagaaaaaataatgttaaaaCCGAAGAGTACGTGAACATGCTGCTATAGGTTCGAGTACCAAAAAAAAGTGAAGTACCCATAGGAATGAAATGACTAGGCTAACGCCAATCTACAGTTTATCGTTTGTGGCATCATTCCTTATTAGGATTTGGAGATATGTTAAATATaatggttcactgatgtatagTTAAAGTTAGTCTTCAGCAAGATAATACTAacaatgattattaggattttaaaATGTGTTAAATAATGGTTGAAGTTGATGCATTTGTAACAGCTATGCAACATACAAACTATATATTCTTATTATGCTTTGAGAATGTGTTAAACTTTCTATTACGAAGTATCAAAAGTGTTGTGTATTGTACCACGAATTACAGAGGCCTACATGTATTCAGTATTCTTAATCTAATCCACTCTCTATAAATCGTGGAATATAGATGAACCTACAATgaaaagctaatgatatcaGGCTAACACATCATTAACACGTATACACATTATACGAGCATGACAAAAGAACTGTTTAGATGTGTCACAAATCGGTACTGGTACTGAAATTTTCATTACTTTCCCGGTATTGTTCCTGAAAATGCAGATCCCAAATTGGTCAATACTGTACTGTGTGTAGTCAATACCGGGATTGATTCGGTATCTGGTACTAAAAGTTCTTGGTTTAATTTAATATCCATGAtgttaaaaactaacaaattttagaaaaagtattttagtaatatataataatctttAAAAGCACAGAATATCCGACCTAACTAGGATCTGCttgctttttaaaaaatatggcCCATAGTGATTTGCACACATTTCAACCTGTTAACTGATCCGACCCGACCCACCTACCTTTCTATCTCTAAAATAAACCATTGACGAATAAAAAAGGGACTATTATAATCTTACCGTCAGCAACTGGTTTAACGTTTGCTCTCGCTCATCATTGCTGACAATACGGAACCTACCATCACGACTCTTGGCAACAGCATCAATCTGCATAGAAGAAAAGCATAGTAGAGTAATATACAAGGTatagtgtgtgtgtatatatatatatattcaggcTTAAATTCGAACCTCGTCAATAAATATTATAGATGGTGCCTCCTTTTTTGCCCTTGCAAAGAGATCTCGAACACGTGAAGCTCCCATGCCCACGTAAAGTTCTACAAACTCACTAGCAGAACAACTAATGAATGGCACTTCGGCCTCTCCAGCTACAGCCTTTGCCAACAGTGTCTTGCCTGTCCCGGGAAGACCAACCTGTAAGATACCAAAAGCCAATTCACAGATTCAGTCTTCATTTAAAAACGATATACCAAAACTAAGAACAGTATTAGTGTAATagtgatttaaaaaaatatataacagaTTACAAAGGGGCACACTGGATTTTCTAGTGTCAGGAATGATATGATATCTCTAATTTATGAATAAATATAGGCATTCTGAACTCACCAGAAGGACACCTCGGGGAGGACGGGCACCAAGGCGCGTATATCGTTCTGGATTTCTAAGAAATTCCTGATTGAGCACAGTAGAAAGGGCACATTAAAAGGAGCATTGAAAAGAAACATGATATTTCATGTGGATAACTAGGGACTGTGAGCTTACTACAATTTCCTCGAGCTCTTCCTTGGCCTCATCAACACCAGCAACATCAGAAAATGTGATGACCTCACCTTGTTCAGACACTTTTGACCCACCCGAACCACTTGATTTTTTTCTTAGCTGACCAGGAGAATTCTGTGGACGAGATCAAGTTATTAATCAATTACTCCTGACTATAAAAACCAACTATAATATGTAAAAGATAACTAATTACCTGAGAGAAGTTTATAGGGAAACGGTGAAGTAGCCCTGCTAATACAGCAACGTAAAACAATGCTATCTGcacaaaaaaaacaatcattacATATGAATCCATTTATGTATACTAATATTACATGATTTCATAAGAGATGTAAGCAATGCTAAACCCTCCCCGTGTTTATTGTCAAATTAGTATTTTCAATTAAACCAAAGTGATGGGCGAGTGGAAAAGACTCCCACATAAATGATGTCATCAACCGAACTAAATAAATACACCATCTTTGATTCACTTGTTTTCATTGATACTAGTTGCTGTATGACATCAACTATTTCCCTATTCCAATATCTTAGCTGAGAAAATTTACTAGCATACAGGAAAGTGGTGAGACCAAAGTTTGTTTTATGTTACATGAAAATTAAACCAGATGAAAGGAGCTgctaaaaagaataataaaattatgtgaAACGATTTTAAACATACATTCAATGAGTGGTATAAGGCAGTCAGATAAAACACAAGTAGACACCAAAGGATTACATTATTCTCTAGTATAGATGACATGGGTGAGTGTAAATTTCAGACAGGAAGCTAAGAACAGGCAGTGGGAGAAGCTACATATAAAACCTAAAGTACTTGTGGAATTGCAATTATATGACTTCACATCTTTTTCCTAAACAATTCATTCCCATTAATATTACAACAACACCACCTTATCTAGACAGTCTTTGTACACAAGGCAACATGAAGAGGCGCTTTATTGACGCCTTTTAGTGAAAGGCGCATCACGGCTTTTATTCGTCTCAAGTATCTTCAATAATTTTACTTGGGAATATTGTTGTTGGGGCTTTTGTCGGGCTTTCTTTAAGCTGTGTTTGTTAATAAAGTAACAAAGCTGCCTAAAACTGATAATCACTACATTTTTTTGAGCACCTCAGGATGTAACTGAAATATTTAAGTATTCTTGCTTTGCATGAATATCCTAAAGTATCTTTAAGCATTTACTTGGtaaaaataattagttaagATATAAGTATTATGTGAGAAAAGGGGGCTGGTATAAATAAGGCATGTGCCTAGTGCCTTTAAACCAAGCAGACCACCAGAATTCCTGCAATAGTAGCCTTAAGagtactaaaaagtaaaaatagtaTATACTTAAAACAGATCTTCAATTGTAAGTAATCAAACATcctcattaaaaaaaatgcacTTAACAATGTCTTATAAACAAATAtgcaaaaataatataaactcaGCCAAAACAACTTACCAACGCAGAGTTCAAGAATCCCCCAGACCGCTTATCAGGAGACCCAAACTCCACATCATTTTCCAACATTTTTTCATAGGGCGTCTTAATGTCATTAGGACGTGTCGTCGTATAAACAATCCTCTTCGTAGGGACGACACTCCTCAACAACAACTCCGAATCTGGCATTCTGCTCATTTCACTTTCCATATTCCCTTGATGTTCTTGCttcaacttaaacataatatGAACCCCATCAACCTCAACCTTCTGCACCATATTCCCACTAACCTTATTCAAGAAATCACTATACGGCACACTCACAACTGTAGTCGGTACTCTAGGTTCTGAGCCGGGTAACGGAATCCCGGGCCTAAGTAACCTCATAACAAACATAACAATCCCTAACTGTAACAACAAAACACCAATCTCTTGTGCTTGAATTATCGGTTGCCACCGCCATTTCCCGCCACCGTTACGGCCTTCTTTTCCCCACCCTTTACTTTTTTTCTCACCCTTATCTCTTTTCTTACTCACCTTATCACTTTTACTCTCACTCGGGTCATTCGATTCGGTATCTTGTTCACAAGAACTATTATTGACacccattttatatttatacatattatcATGATTAAAGTTCCTtgctttattatttaaaaagcCTAATCCTAATAACCCACATCCCCaagaatttaataaattattggCAGGACTAACAGATAATGATAAACAAGATTttctaaacaaaatattagaattaTTATAAGCACGAAAAGCAGAACAAGTGTACCTGTAATttgaattataattataatttggaTTATTTATAGCATGAATTTGACCATGTATTATTGGTCTTAGGGTTTCAAGAACTGCCATATTGGCCCAAGATTCTTGAAATTTAAGAATATATGGAAGATGGGTATGTTagatatataatgaatatatgtatgtctatatatatgtatgtatatgtatatatggggGGTTAatggattaggatggaggttgaagaagaagaagaaaagagaacaaGATTAAACATACGTGGACCATTCAAGTTTTTGGTTTCGTTCTTGTTTCATTGTTTTTCtacaacaaacaaaacaaaagataatATTTAGATTCTACTAAAATGGATAAAATATCATATCTATAGTCTTTgaactttatatttctttttgttgtATTTCTTGGCCTGTTATATTAAaaaagggttttgctaaacaaagccctaaaggctttcgttaagatgcattaattagttgtatatttACCCTAAAAATCAGGGGACCGACATTTAATATAGAAttgtacaacctttttatgcacgttaagtgaagcctcGAGGGCTtcttttagcattttcctaTTAAAAATAACACGAGTAATAATAACAAGTCTCAATACGGTTTTCACGAGTTTGGGCCTCAATATTGTCGTCCACGATGTATAGAGAGGTTGAAATgtaaaatgttattttcaagTTCTACCAAGTATAATAAAAGACCTCGATCTTACTAGAGATGAGAATCGAATTATTGATCTCTATTTTCAAAGACAAATGCTTTAACTACTTTATCTATATCTCAAAATAACATAACAAATTTAATTAAGAGAAATGTTTGGATGTACAATTAAGAGAAATGTTTGGATGTACCTTGTACAtgtggggaaaaaaaagaataagGTGATGCATATCGAGCTTCAAAATTGTTTAAGTAACTTTTTAAAGTCAATCAGGTTACAAATGGTTATGTTTATTGGATGTATCCGTATATATGTGGTAACATATAGGCTGTcacttttaagtttttgatatgtCGGATACATTGAATAATCGGGATTTTAAAGTTCATTGCATACAATAAACGTCCAGTAATTcattaaacataaacatttgtGTAAAAATCGTTACATTTACATGTACTTATCCTTAAATAATATTTGCATTTATCTATTTTAGTAACGATTgatgtagatatagatttaacagatgaaaaataaataatccttttaaatatctttttaaaaaccTTTCTAATAATCTTTCTAAATCTTAAAACCTTCAAAACATGACATATGGATTCTACTAATTTCTTTCCTAATTTGAACTCTTAACTTTATCACATGTCATGATTTTACAGTTAAgatttagaaagatttttagaaAGACTAATTAGAATTGCATACAATAAATGTCCAGTAATTcattaaacataaacatttgtGTAAAAATCGTTACATTTACATGTACTTATCCTTAAATAATATTCGCATTTATCTATTTTAGTAACGATTGGTGTAAAGATAGATTTAACAGATGAGAAataattaatccttttaaaTATCTTCCTAAAAACCTTTCTAATAATCTTTCTAAATCTTAAAACCTTCAAAACATGACATGTGGATTCTACTAATTTCTTTCCTAATTTGAACTCTTAACTTTATCACATGTCATGATTTTACAGTTAAGATTTAGAAAAAATTTTAGAAAGACtaattagaaggatttatcattatttttaaaaaattaatggtAACGGGatttttatatcaagttattatAAAGTATTCATTTAAAATGTATGATTGAGAGTTACGCTAAGTAGTTCATGGCAATATTTAGCAATTAGCACCGTGATTCCATGAATGACACGCCATGAATAAAAACATTAGGTTTTAAGCCTTTCAATATGTATAACATGTTTTTTAGTCATAAAAGACCAATACgactaataaataaattaggTTTGTGTACTTTGAATTCCTTATTCCTTAGCCTTTCAATATGTATAAAATTACGACAATGACCCCGTGGTTCAAGTTTTGAGTCACCAAAGTTATACAAAGGGAGTAACGGTTTGATCCCTGCAAAGCACTAAAAAGGTGCACATTGTGATTTTCTTTTGATACGTAGTGAGTATTGGATGTAGCCCTCTTCCTTAAATGGTCGGGGTAAGTTTCAATTCGGAAGTTATCGCTTTAAAAGTATACTAGCATCTTATAtgcgtaatgcggcggcggtggtggtagcGGCGGTGTGGTATTGGCGGCATTGTGGA
Coding sequences within:
- the LOC122591583 gene encoding ATP-dependent zinc metalloprotease FTSH 7, chloroplastic-like — translated: MAVLETLRPIIHGQIHAINNPNYNYNSNYRYTCSAFRAYNNSNILFRKSCLSLSVSPANNLLNSWGCGLLGLGFLNNKARNFNHDNMYKYKMGVNNSSCEQDTESNDPSESKSDKVSKKRDKGEKKSKGWGKEGRNGGGKWRWQPIIQAQEIGVLLLQLGIVMFVMRLLRPGIPLPGSEPRVPTTVVSVPYSDFLNKVSGNMVQKVEVDGVHIMFKLKQEHQGNMESEMSRMPDSELLLRSVVPTKRIVYTTTRPNDIKTPYEKMLENDVEFGSPDKRSGGFLNSALIALFYVAVLAGLLHRFPINFSQNSPGQLRKKSSGSGGSKVSEQGEVITFSDVAGVDEAKEELEEIVEFLRNPERYTRLGARPPRGVLLVGLPGTGKTLLAKAVAGEAEVPFISCSASEFVELYVGMGASRVRDLFARAKKEAPSIIFIDEIDAVAKSRDGRFRIVSNDEREQTLNQLLTEMDGFDSNSAVIVLGATNRADVLDPALRRPGRFDRVVMVETPDKVGREAILDVHVSKKELPLAEDVDLAKIASMTTGFTGADLANLVNEAALLAGRQNKVVVEKMDFIQAVERSIAGIEKKTAKLQGVEKAVVARHEAGHAVVGTAVSKLLKGQPRVEKLSILPRSGGALGFTYTPPTTEDRYLLFVDELRGRLVTLLGGRAAEEIIYSGRVSTGALDDIRRATDMAYKAIAEYGLNHTIGPISLATLSNGGMDDSGGSGFGRDQGHLVDLVQREVKLMLQSALDVALSVMRANPTVLEGLGAYLEEKEKVEGEELQEWLKLVVAPEELADFVRGTQKTFFPLQSAAPELKQLL